One region of Olleya sp. Hel_I_94 genomic DNA includes:
- a CDS encoding M16 family metallopeptidase gives MKTKITALLAVLFISISATAQIDRSKQPEPGPAPTITLEVPGEFELKNGLKVLIVENHKLPRVSYALTIDNQPITEGDKAGVSAMLGAMLGNGTTNIPKDVFNEEIDFLGASLGFSSDGAYASGLSKYSERIMELMADAAMNPLFSQEEFDKEKALILEGLKNNEKSVDAVAGRVGSALSYGSNHPYGEYITEETVNNITIDNVRAFYQKYFNPNNAYLVIIGDVDFKTVEKQVKKYFKKWDKGIDFTTNLVTPNPNLASTQINFVDMPNAVQSNISLTNNVTLEMNDPDYHAVLIANKILGGGFNSYLNMNLREANGWTYGARSSIGASRFGASRFTAGAEVRNTVTDSAVVETLKEIKRIKSEPVTAEALANAKAKYVGDFVLALESPQTIARYALSIKLNKLPSDFYKTYLSKINAVTIEDVQRVANKYFKPENARIIIVGKGSDVIPGLEKTGVPIKYFDKFANPVEKPEFSKPIPDGVTAKTVLDNYITAIGGTNNINMVNSVKMDGDFVIQGAPPLTVEIKKTKENKESMEVAMQGMAVMTSKWNGSTGYQIRQGQKIPLTETEVSDKKAETGMFPETKYDMANLTLVSIVDIDGADSYKVKVTKGDDASYRYYDVTSKLLVQEESTTKAQGQEVTTTVKYGNYSEVNGVKFPYAQTIIAGPQTMSMNIKNVKVNEGVTDADFN, from the coding sequence ATGAAAACAAAAATAACAGCCTTATTAGCGGTATTGTTTATATCAATTTCGGCAACAGCCCAAATAGACAGATCTAAACAACCAGAACCAGGTCCTGCTCCAACCATTACTTTAGAAGTCCCTGGAGAGTTTGAACTAAAAAATGGACTTAAAGTTTTAATTGTTGAAAACCATAAGCTTCCAAGAGTATCATACGCGTTAACTATAGATAACCAACCAATTACAGAAGGTGACAAAGCAGGTGTATCTGCAATGTTAGGTGCCATGTTAGGAAACGGTACAACTAATATCCCTAAAGATGTTTTTAATGAAGAGATTGACTTTTTAGGAGCAAGCCTTGGATTTAGTTCTGATGGAGCATATGCTAGTGGTTTATCTAAATATTCTGAGCGTATTATGGAATTAATGGCAGATGCAGCTATGAATCCATTATTTTCTCAAGAAGAATTTGATAAAGAAAAAGCACTTATTCTAGAAGGTTTAAAAAACAACGAAAAAAGTGTAGATGCTGTAGCAGGTCGTGTAGGTAGCGCATTATCTTATGGTAGTAACCACCCTTACGGAGAATATATAACTGAAGAAACTGTAAATAATATTACAATTGATAATGTTAGAGCATTTTATCAAAAATACTTTAACCCAAACAATGCATACTTAGTAATTATTGGTGATGTAGATTTTAAGACAGTTGAAAAGCAAGTTAAAAAATACTTCAAAAAATGGGATAAAGGAATTGATTTTACAACAAATCTAGTTACTCCTAATCCAAACCTAGCAAGCACGCAAATCAATTTTGTAGACATGCCAAATGCTGTACAATCAAACATATCATTAACTAATAACGTAACGTTAGAAATGAATGATCCTGATTACCATGCAGTATTAATTGCTAATAAAATTTTAGGTGGTGGTTTTAACAGCTACTTAAACATGAATTTACGTGAAGCAAATGGTTGGACTTATGGAGCACGTTCTAGTATTGGTGCTTCTCGTTTTGGTGCTTCAAGATTTACAGCTGGAGCTGAAGTAAGAAACACTGTTACTGACAGTGCAGTTGTAGAGACTTTAAAAGAAATTAAAAGAATAAAATCAGAACCTGTTACTGCTGAAGCATTAGCTAATGCAAAAGCTAAGTATGTTGGAGATTTTGTTTTAGCTTTAGAAAGCCCTCAGACAATTGCTAGATACGCATTAAGCATTAAACTAAATAAATTACCTTCTGACTTTTATAAAACGTATTTATCTAAAATAAATGCAGTAACTATTGAGGATGTACAACGTGTGGCTAACAAATACTTTAAGCCAGAAAATGCACGTATAATCATAGTTGGAAAAGGTAGTGATGTAATCCCTGGATTAGAAAAAACAGGAGTACCAATTAAGTACTTTGACAAGTTTGCAAATCCAGTTGAAAAACCAGAATTTTCTAAGCCAATTCCTGATGGCGTAACTGCTAAAACGGTATTAGACAACTATATTACAGCTATTGGAGGAACCAACAATATTAACATGGTAAACTCTGTAAAAATGGATGGCGATTTTGTAATCCAAGGAGCACCACCATTGACCGTTGAAATAAAGAAAACTAAAGAAAATAAAGAGTCTATGGAAGTTGCTATGCAAGGTATGGCAGTAATGACATCTAAATGGAATGGATCTACTGGATATCAAATACGACAAGGACAAAAAATACCTTTAACAGAAACTGAAGTATCAGACAAAAAAGCTGAAACTGGAATGTTCCCAGAAACTAAATACGATATGGCTAATTTAACATTAGTAAGTATTGTTGATATCGACGGAGCAGATAGCTATAAAGTAAAAGTAACTAAAGGTGACGATGCTTCTTACCGTTATTATGATGTTACATCAAAATTATTAGTTCAAGAAGAAAGCACAACTAAAGCGCAAGGACAAGAAGTTACTACAACAGTTAAGTATGGTAATTACTCTGAAGTAAACGGAGTAAAATTCCCTTACGCACAAACTATCATAGCTGGACCACAAACAATGTCTATGAATATTAAAAATGTAAAAGTAAACGAAGGTGTTACAGATGCAGATTTTAACTAA
- a CDS encoding single-stranded DNA-binding protein has protein sequence MSGTLNKVMLIGHLGDEVKMHYFEGGGCVGRFPLATNETYVSKQTNERVTNTDWHNIVVRNKAAEICEKYLTKGDKVYVEGRIKTRKWQDESGNDRYSTEIQVSDFTFLSTKRDPEAAPTTPAVQQQQAPKTDIPKQTSSASSEDDLPF, from the coding sequence ATGTCAGGAACATTAAATAAAGTTATGCTAATTGGGCATTTAGGAGATGAAGTTAAAATGCACTACTTTGAAGGAGGTGGTTGTGTTGGACGTTTTCCTTTAGCAACCAACGAGACTTATGTTAGCAAGCAAACTAACGAGCGTGTTACTAATACGGATTGGCATAATATAGTAGTGCGCAATAAAGCTGCTGAAATTTGTGAAAAATATTTAACAAAAGGTGATAAGGTTTATGTTGAAGGACGCATAAAAACTAGAAAATGGCAAGACGAATCTGGAAATGATCGTTATAGTACAGAGATACAAGTGTCTGACTTTACATTTTTAAGTACAAAGCGTGATCCTGAGGCAGCTCCTACAACACCAGCTGTACAACAGCAACAAGCACCAAAAACTGATATTCCAAAACAAACGTCTTCAGCCTCTAGCGAAGACGATCTACCGTTTTAA
- a CDS encoding DMT family transporter, protein MQNNNTKKWAYLLVLSLIWGTSFILIKKALLGLNAYQLGALRTLITGLFLFMAGYKKIRLIKKTDWKWIAISGFLGAFIPAFFFAIAETQIDSAVVSVLNSLVPLNTVLIGAAVFKIASTTKQVVGVIIGFIGTSILILEGADLNPNQNYWFAGFVIASTVMYAINVNIIKRYLQDVKPLAIAVGNYVVIFIPALVVLIFADFFNVANFSNPDFTNAIGYVVILSFFGTALAKVLFNTLVQMSTPVFASSVTYIMPIVALVWGLMDGESFSVTQIVGTLIILIGVYLANRKAKKIRNV, encoded by the coding sequence ATGCAAAATAATAATACTAAAAAATGGGCGTATTTACTTGTTTTGTCTCTTATTTGGGGAACGTCTTTTATTTTAATTAAGAAGGCTTTGTTGGGTTTAAATGCCTATCAATTAGGTGCTTTGCGTACTTTAATTACAGGATTGTTTTTGTTTATGGCAGGTTATAAAAAGATACGTTTAATTAAAAAAACGGATTGGAAATGGATTGCGATTTCGGGCTTTTTAGGGGCTTTTATTCCTGCGTTTTTCTTTGCAATCGCCGAAACCCAAATAGATAGTGCAGTTGTGTCTGTTTTAAATAGTTTGGTGCCATTAAACACTGTTTTAATTGGTGCTGCTGTGTTTAAAATAGCAAGCACTACTAAGCAGGTTGTTGGTGTTATTATTGGCTTTATTGGTACGTCTATATTAATATTAGAAGGTGCAGATTTAAACCCAAATCAAAATTATTGGTTTGCAGGATTTGTAATAGCGTCTACGGTAATGTACGCCATAAATGTTAACATTATTAAGCGCTATTTACAAGACGTTAAACCTTTAGCAATAGCTGTTGGTAATTATGTTGTTATTTTTATACCTGCTTTAGTTGTTTTGATTTTTGCAGACTTTTTTAATGTGGCAAACTTTAGTAATCCTGATTTTACAAATGCAATTGGTTACGTTGTTATTTTATCCTTTTTTGGTACTGCTTTGGCTAAAGTATTGTTTAACACTTTGGTGCAAATGTCTACTCCTGTATTTGCGTCTTCTGTGACTTATATTATGCCAATTGTTGCTTTAGTCTGGGGCTTGATGGATGGAGAAAGTTTTAGTGTAACACAAATTGTTGGGACCTTAATTATTTTAATTGGTGTGTATTTAGCTAATAGAAAAGCAAAAAAAATCCGAAACGTTTAA
- a CDS encoding cation transporter, which produces MKSFKHILVLVAITVLTFSCKNEAEPEVMTSPSATETTEVTKKAEINPNAKLAKAEFKIEGMTCAMGCAKTIEKKMAKMEGVKSAIVDFDRELAMVEYDEALVTPASLETTVTSVADTYKVKDMHTVDAFSTAKKECTMKCKEDCTKKDCKDCAAKTAECKKKCANKTEAEKLACAKDCKKACCTDAKKA; this is translated from the coding sequence ATGAAATCATTTAAACATATACTAGTACTAGTTGCAATAACAGTATTAACATTTAGTTGTAAAAACGAAGCTGAGCCAGAAGTTATGACATCACCTTCTGCTACAGAAACTACAGAAGTAACAAAAAAAGCAGAAATTAATCCAAATGCTAAGTTAGCTAAAGCTGAATTTAAAATAGAAGGTATGACTTGCGCAATGGGTTGTGCAAAAACTATTGAGAAAAAAATGGCTAAAATGGAAGGTGTAAAATCTGCAATTGTAGATTTTGATCGCGAATTAGCAATGGTAGAATATGATGAAGCATTAGTAACTCCTGCATCATTAGAAACTACTGTTACAAGTGTTGCTGACACCTATAAAGTAAAAGACATGCATACGGTAGATGCTTTTTCTACTGCAAAAAAAGAATGCACAATGAAGTGTAAAGAAGATTGCACTAAAAAAGACTGTAAAGATTGTGCTGCTAAAACTGCAGAATGCAAGAAAAAATGTGCTAACAAAACTGAAGCAGAAAAATTAGCTTGTGCTAAAGATTGCAAAAAAGCATGTTGTACAGACGCTAAAAAAGCTTAA
- the gldD gene encoding gliding motility lipoprotein GldD: protein MRHLIIFLLTFVLLTSCGNDPIPKPKGYLRLEYPQADYKMYNQDLPFAFDRNMQSDTIIYKPLQDDVKSFGLNIEYKKLKGTIYLTYKAIDGKERLVKYLKNAQNFTQEHTKKADAIEEVVWENPVNKVYGMFYEVGGNAASQSQFYITDSINHFLTGSLYFYAKPNYDSILPAANYLQKDIKRIMESVQWK from the coding sequence ATGAGACATTTAATAATCTTCCTTTTAACCTTTGTACTACTAACAAGTTGTGGAAACGACCCAATACCAAAGCCAAAAGGGTATCTAAGGTTAGAGTATCCTCAGGCAGATTATAAAATGTATAATCAAGACTTGCCTTTTGCTTTTGATCGAAACATGCAAAGTGATACCATAATATATAAGCCTTTACAAGATGATGTAAAAAGTTTTGGACTTAATATTGAGTATAAAAAATTAAAAGGAACCATATATCTAACTTATAAAGCAATAGATGGCAAAGAGCGCTTAGTTAAGTATCTTAAAAATGCTCAAAATTTTACTCAAGAACATACTAAAAAAGCAGATGCTATTGAAGAGGTTGTTTGGGAAAACCCTGTGAATAAAGTGTATGGAATGTTTTATGAAGTTGGTGGTAATGCAGCATCACAATCTCAGTTTTATATAACGGATAGTATAAATCATTTTTTAACTGGGTCATTATATTTTTATGCTAAACCTAATTATGACTCGATATTACCTGCTGCTAATTATCTTCAAAAAGATATTAAGCGTATAATGGAAAGTGTCCAATGGAAGTAA
- a CDS encoding Rne/Rng family ribonuclease: MDKELIIRSSPEAVDFALLKDGKLVELHKEEDGNNFAVGDVFIAKIRKAVPGLNAAFVNVGYEKDAFLHYHDLGPKMSSLLKFTKSVSTGKLKDFSLKDYPFEKDIDKDGKITDVLKSNQSILVQIVKEPISTKGPRISSELSIAGRYIVLVPFSDRISISQKIESKEEKERLKRLVRSITPPGFGVIVRTVAEGKKVAELDKDLQNLLSRWTAMCKKLHKANHPTKVLGELNKASSILRDIFNDTFTGIHVDDEALHAQVKDYVQQYAPKKESIVKLHQSNIPIFEKFGIERQIKTAFGKTVSMAKGAYLVIEHTEALHVIDVNSGNRSNKSNSQEDTALEVNLISASEVARQLRLRDMGGIIVIDFIDLNTAEHRKKLYNHLRDEMKDDRAKHKILPPSKFGLIQITRQRVRPEMNIKTREENPNSFNGEEVEAPINIVPKITHDIEQIFKKDYKKVTLNTHPFIAAFLTKGFPSIRSKWFFEHKKWVKIQPRDAYTYLEYHFVDKDGNQIK; this comes from the coding sequence ATGGATAAAGAATTAATTATTAGATCTAGTCCAGAAGCTGTTGATTTTGCCTTATTAAAAGATGGAAAATTAGTTGAATTACATAAAGAGGAAGATGGGAACAACTTTGCGGTTGGTGATGTGTTTATCGCCAAAATAAGAAAAGCTGTTCCAGGACTAAATGCAGCATTTGTCAATGTTGGTTATGAAAAAGATGCATTTTTGCATTATCATGATTTAGGACCAAAAATGTCATCTCTTTTAAAATTCACAAAAAGTGTAAGCACAGGTAAACTAAAAGATTTTTCTTTAAAGGATTACCCATTTGAAAAAGATATTGATAAAGACGGAAAGATTACTGACGTCTTAAAATCAAATCAGTCTATTTTAGTACAAATAGTTAAAGAACCAATATCTACTAAAGGCCCAAGGATTAGCTCAGAGCTGTCCATAGCTGGTAGATATATTGTTTTAGTGCCATTTTCCGATCGAATTTCTATTTCGCAAAAGATAGAGAGTAAAGAAGAAAAAGAGCGCTTAAAACGCTTGGTAAGGAGTATAACTCCTCCTGGTTTTGGAGTTATTGTACGAACAGTAGCAGAAGGCAAAAAAGTAGCCGAACTAGATAAAGATTTACAAAATTTGCTTAGTCGTTGGACAGCAATGTGTAAAAAATTGCATAAAGCAAATCATCCTACCAAAGTATTAGGTGAGTTAAATAAAGCCTCTTCTATTTTAAGAGATATATTTAACGACACTTTTACAGGGATTCATGTAGATGATGAAGCATTACATGCACAAGTTAAAGATTACGTGCAACAATACGCACCCAAAAAAGAATCAATAGTCAAATTACATCAGTCTAATATTCCTATTTTTGAAAAATTTGGAATAGAAAGACAAATAAAAACTGCTTTTGGTAAGACGGTCTCTATGGCTAAAGGTGCATACCTTGTCATCGAGCATACTGAAGCGCTTCACGTCATTGATGTAAATAGTGGTAATAGATCAAATAAATCAAACTCTCAAGAAGACACAGCACTTGAAGTAAACTTAATATCTGCATCAGAAGTAGCACGACAATTAAGATTACGTGATATGGGTGGAATTATTGTGATAGATTTTATTGACCTAAATACTGCTGAACATAGAAAAAAACTTTACAATCATCTTCGTGACGAAATGAAAGATGATCGTGCCAAACACAAAATATTACCTCCTAGTAAGTTTGGATTGATTCAAATTACACGTCAAAGAGTAAGACCAGAAATGAATATTAAAACAAGAGAGGAAAATCCTAACAGTTTTAATGGAGAAGAAGTCGAAGCACCAATTAATATTGTGCCTAAAATAACTCACGACATAGAACAAATATTTAAAAAAGACTATAAGAAGGTGACTTTAAACACACATCCTTTTATAGCAGCCTTTTTAACAAAAGGTTTTCCATCAATTCGTTCAAAATGGTTTTTTGAACACAAAAAATGGGTTAAAATACAACCAAGAGATGCTTACACATACCTTGAATATCATTTTGTTGACAAAGATGGTAATCAAATTAAATAA
- the mutY gene encoding A/G-specific adenine glycosylase, whose product MNFAKQLINWYTDNKRDLPWRNTTNPYYIWLSEIILQQTQVIQGLPYYTAFTTNFPTVFDLAKAEEQEVLKLWQGLGYYSRARNLHASAKYIVDERDGHFPDTFDDIIKLKGVGDYTASAIASISFNEVTAVVDGNVYRALSRIYGIYTPINTGKGFKEFKMLAQQLIDVKQPATFNQAIMEFGARLCKPKNPDCNNCPFNNTCVALEKAVITDLPVKIKSAKVSKKYFNFIVILSKDGKTVLQQRLGSGIWQNLYQFPLIETDKDASFDSIEEQIKLIAPLKEQFLELSLYNEEAIVHKLSHQHLYTKFWIVSLDSKLPEGIAFGKIKDFPVPILIGNFIEKFNF is encoded by the coding sequence ATGAACTTTGCAAAACAATTAATTAATTGGTACACAGATAATAAACGAGATTTGCCTTGGCGTAACACTACAAACCCTTATTATATTTGGCTTTCCGAAATTATTTTACAACAAACACAAGTCATTCAAGGCTTGCCATATTACACCGCTTTTACTACCAATTTCCCTACTGTTTTTGACTTAGCTAAGGCTGAGGAACAAGAGGTGTTAAAATTATGGCAAGGATTGGGTTATTACTCTAGAGCACGAAATTTGCACGCCTCAGCTAAATACATAGTAGATGAGCGTGATGGACATTTTCCGGATACTTTTGATGACATTATTAAACTAAAAGGAGTAGGTGATTATACAGCAAGTGCAATTGCTTCTATTAGTTTTAATGAAGTTACTGCAGTTGTTGACGGTAATGTTTACAGAGCGTTGTCTAGGATTTATGGTATTTACACTCCTATTAATACAGGTAAAGGTTTTAAAGAGTTTAAGATGTTAGCACAACAATTAATTGATGTTAAGCAACCTGCTACTTTTAATCAAGCCATAATGGAGTTTGGTGCAAGATTGTGTAAGCCTAAAAATCCAGATTGTAATAATTGTCCTTTTAACAACACATGTGTTGCTTTAGAAAAAGCTGTAATTACTGATTTACCTGTAAAAATTAAAAGTGCTAAGGTTTCCAAAAAGTATTTTAACTTTATTGTAATTCTTTCTAAGGATGGTAAAACGGTTTTACAACAGCGACTAGGTAGTGGGATTTGGCAAAATTTATATCAATTTCCTTTAATAGAAACTGATAAAGATGCGTCTTTTGATAGTATTGAGGAGCAAATTAAATTGATAGCACCATTAAAAGAACAATTTTTAGAATTGTCTTTATATAACGAAGAAGCAATAGTACATAAATTATCCCATCAGCATTTATACACTAAATTTTGGATTGTATCGTTAGATAGTAAACTTCCAGAAGGTATTGCTTTTGGTAAAATAAAGGATTTTCCAGTGCCAATATTGATAGGTAATTTTATTGAAAAATTTAATTTTTAA
- a CDS encoding gliding motility-associated protein GldE: MDPEPSSFLALVISDNINIVLGFVLLVVLLICSAMISGAEVALFSLTKSDLEDEALQGKKQIQIISKLLVRPKKLLATILVANNFINIGIVILFAFLGNYLFAGINSALVKFIVEVVVITFLILLFGEILPKIYASRNNLKFATFMAYPLGVLDVLFSPLSLPMRSITLTIHNRLGKQKSNISVDQLSQALELTSEHDTTKEEQKILQGIVSFGNTDTKQVMQPRIDVFALNVEQPYSEIIPEIIENGYSRIPVYKDSMDNIVGVLYVKDLLPYIDKQTFDWTTLLRAPFFVPENKKLDDLMAEFQEKKVHLAVVVDEYGGTSGLVSLEDIIEEIVGDISDEFDDEDLVFSKLDDKNYAFEGKTALKDFYKIIKLENDTIFEDNKGEAETIAGFILENSGGFPKRNSKIQFENYVFTIEALDKKRIKRVKVTLP; this comes from the coding sequence ATGGATCCTGAACCCTCGAGTTTTTTAGCATTAGTAATTTCTGATAATATCAATATTGTACTTGGTTTTGTACTTTTAGTTGTATTATTAATATGTTCTGCTATGATTTCAGGAGCAGAAGTGGCATTGTTTTCATTAACAAAATCTGATCTTGAAGACGAAGCATTACAAGGTAAAAAACAAATACAGATAATTTCTAAACTACTAGTTAGGCCTAAAAAACTATTAGCAACCATTTTAGTAGCCAATAATTTTATAAATATTGGTATTGTAATACTATTTGCCTTTTTAGGTAACTATTTGTTTGCAGGTATAAACTCTGCTTTAGTTAAATTTATAGTGGAAGTAGTAGTCATTACCTTTTTAATATTACTTTTTGGTGAAATTTTACCTAAGATTTATGCTAGTCGCAACAATTTAAAATTTGCGACATTTATGGCCTATCCATTAGGTGTTCTAGATGTATTATTTTCGCCTTTAAGTTTGCCAATGCGCAGTATAACGCTGACAATTCATAATAGATTAGGAAAACAAAAATCTAATATCAGTGTAGATCAATTGTCTCAAGCATTAGAGCTAACAAGTGAGCATGACACCACTAAAGAAGAACAAAAAATATTACAAGGGATTGTAAGTTTTGGAAATACAGATACCAAACAGGTTATGCAACCACGTATTGATGTCTTTGCTTTAAATGTAGAGCAACCTTATAGCGAGATTATTCCAGAAATTATAGAAAACGGTTATTCTAGAATACCAGTATATAAAGATAGTATGGATAATATCGTTGGCGTATTGTATGTTAAAGATTTATTGCCATATATTGATAAGCAAACATTTGATTGGACAACTTTATTAAGAGCACCATTTTTTGTTCCAGAAAATAAAAAATTGGACGATTTAATGGCAGAATTCCAAGAGAAAAAAGTACATCTTGCTGTAGTTGTTGATGAGTATGGAGGAACATCTGGATTAGTGTCATTAGAAGATATTATTGAAGAGATTGTAGGTGATATTAGTGACGAGTTTGATGACGAAGACTTAGTGTTTTCAAAGCTTGATGATAAAAATTATGCTTTTGAAGGTAAAACTGCGTTAAAAGATTTTTATAAAATTATTAAGTTAGAAAACGATACAATTTTTGAAGATAATAAAGGTGAAGCTGAGACTATTGCTGGTTTTATTTTAGAAAATTCTGGAGGTTTTCCTAAACGAAATAGCAAAATACAGTTTGAAAACTACGTTTTTACAATTGAAGCATTAGATAAAAAACGTATAAAACGTGTCAAGGTTACCTTGCCCTAA
- a CDS encoding HU family DNA-binding protein, protein MTKADLVTKISEKLGIEKGDVQATVETFMEEVKTSLEGGDNVYLRGFGSFIIKTRAEKTGRNISKNTTIKIPAHNIPAFKPAKVFVEGVKTNVDVK, encoded by the coding sequence ATGACTAAAGCTGATTTAGTAACAAAGATTTCTGAAAAATTAGGAATAGAAAAAGGAGATGTTCAGGCAACTGTAGAGACTTTTATGGAAGAAGTTAAGACATCTTTAGAAGGAGGTGATAATGTTTACCTTAGAGGATTTGGTAGCTTTATCATTAAAACAAGAGCAGAAAAAACAGGAAGAAATATTTCAAAAAATACGACTATCAAGATTCCTGCTCACAACATACCAGCGTTTAAACCTGCAAAAGTATTTGTAGAGGGTGTAAAAACTAACGTAGACGTAAAGTAA
- a CDS encoding M16 family metallopeptidase produces the protein MKKSLFSLAALLLAGFSATAQEVNYEEYDLDNGLHVILHQDNSAPVVTTSVMYHVGAKDEQPDRTGMAHFFEHLLFEGTENIDRGEWFKIVTSQGGSNNANTTDDRTYYYEVFPSNSLELGLWMESERLMHPIINQIGVDTQNEVVKEEKRLRVDNSPYGKFIENVKLNIFKKHPYKGTTIGKMEHLDAASLEEFQAFNKKFYVPNNAVLVVAGDIDIASTKKMIKDYFGPIPRGEDIVRNFPKEDPITETIKATAYDDNIQIPAIIAAYRTPAMTERDAYVLDMLSSYLSSGKTSKLYKKIVDDKKMAVQVGAFNQSQEDYGTYIIYGLPLGDNTLDGLLAEIDEELVKVQTELMSERDYQKLQNQFENNFVSSNSSISGVANSLARYYMLYKDISLINNEIKIYRSITREEIQNVAKKYLNPNQRVVLEYLPSKDEK, from the coding sequence ATGAAAAAAAGTTTATTCTCATTAGCTGCTTTGCTTTTAGCTGGTTTTTCTGCTACAGCACAAGAAGTTAACTACGAAGAGTATGATTTAGACAATGGTTTACACGTTATCTTACATCAAGACAACTCTGCTCCTGTAGTAACTACCTCTGTAATGTACCATGTTGGTGCAAAAGACGAACAGCCAGATCGTACAGGTATGGCTCACTTTTTTGAACACCTTTTATTTGAAGGTACTGAAAACATCGATCGTGGTGAATGGTTTAAAATTGTAACTTCTCAAGGAGGAAGTAATAACGCAAACACAACTGACGACAGAACGTATTATTACGAAGTTTTCCCTTCTAATAGCCTAGAATTAGGATTATGGATGGAATCTGAGCGTTTAATGCACCCAATTATTAATCAGATTGGTGTGGACACTCAAAATGAAGTTGTAAAAGAAGAAAAACGTTTACGTGTAGACAATTCTCCTTATGGTAAATTTATCGAAAATGTTAAACTTAATATCTTCAAAAAACACCCTTATAAAGGAACAACTATTGGAAAAATGGAGCATTTAGATGCTGCTTCTTTAGAAGAGTTTCAAGCGTTTAACAAAAAATTCTACGTACCAAATAACGCTGTATTAGTTGTTGCTGGCGATATAGATATTGCCTCTACAAAAAAGATGATTAAAGACTATTTTGGACCAATCCCAAGAGGAGAAGATATAGTTAGAAATTTCCCTAAAGAGGACCCAATTACTGAGACTATTAAAGCAACAGCTTACGACGACAACATACAAATCCCTGCAATTATTGCTGCCTACAGAACACCAGCAATGACAGAAAGAGATGCTTATGTATTAGATATGTTATCTAGTTATTTAAGTTCTGGTAAAACATCTAAATTGTATAAAAAAATTGTTGATGACAAAAAAATGGCTGTACAAGTTGGTGCTTTTAACCAAAGCCAAGAAGATTACGGTACATACATTATCTACGGTTTACCTTTAGGTGATAATACTTTAGATGGTTTATTAGCCGAAATTGATGAAGAATTAGTTAAGGTACAAACTGAATTAATGTCTGAAAGAGATTACCAAAAACTTCAAAACCAATTTGAAAACAATTTTGTAAGTTCAAATTCAAGCATTTCTGGTGTAGCAAACTCATTAGCTCGCTACTATATGCTTTATAAGGATATTAGTTTAATTAACAACGAAATTAAAATCTACAGATCTATTACTAGAGAAGAGATTCAAAATGTTGCTAAAAAATATTTAAATCCTAACCAACGTGTTGTTTTAGAATATTTACCAAGTAAAGACGAAAAATAA